One Ooceraea biroi isolate clonal line C1 chromosome 6, Obir_v5.4, whole genome shotgun sequence genomic window carries:
- the LOC105276430 gene encoding mitochondrial import receptor subunit TOM40 homolog 1, giving the protein MGNVIAASAPPPPPPPPPGPGLMPNLGKQDPSTAVFAPPSETPGQIENPGTIEDLHKKCKDIFPINFEGAKLVVNKGLSNHFHISHTINMSSVVQSGYRFGATYVGTKQISPVEAYPVLLGDIDPTGNLNANILHQLGSRLKGKFAAQVQRNKFTAVQMTADYRGDAYTGSLTVGNPDILNGSGVCVLHYLRSVTPSLALGGELAYQRGPALPGGQVAIMSFAGRYTHGDSTLSGSISPSAFHVCFHQRASQQLQVGVELEINTRMQESAATIAYQVDLPKADLVFKGSVDTTWTVGAVLEKRLQPLPFSFALSGVLNHSKQQFRLGCGLIIG; this is encoded by the exons ATGGGGAACGTGATAGCCGCGTCCGCACctccaccaccgccaccgccaccaccgggTCCTGGACTGATGCCGAATCTAGGGAAGCAGGACCCGTCCACGGCGGTGTTCGCGCCTCCCAGCGAAACGCCCGGCCAGATCGAGAACCCGGGCACCATCGAGGACTTGCACAAAAAGTGCAAAG ATATATTCCCCATCAATTTTGAAGGGGCGAAACTGGTAGTCAATAAGGGATTGAGTAACCATTTCCACATTTCACATACCATTAATATGAGTTCCGTAGTACAGTCTGGCTACAG aTTTGGTGCAACTTATGTCGGCACGAAACAGATCTCGCCTGTGGAAGCCTATCCCGTGTTACTAGGCGATATCGATCCTACTGGCAACCTTAATGCCAACATTCTCCACCAGCTCGGCTCGAGGCTCAAGGGAAAATTCGCAGCGCAAGTACAGAGGAACAAATTCACCGCTGTACAAATGACCGCCGACTATCGCGGTGACGCGTATACCGGCTCGTTAACAGTAGGCAATCCGGATATCCTCAATGGCTccg GTGTCTGCGTTTTACATTACCTCCGCAGTGTGACGCCGTCGCTGGCGCTAGGCGGCGAACTCGCGTATCAACGCGGACCTGCCTTGCCAGGTGGCCAAGTCGCGATCATGTCCTTCGCGGGTAGATATACCCATGGCGACTCCACACTCAGTGGCAGCATCA GTCCGTCCGCTTTCCACGTCTGTTTCCACCAAAGAGCTAGTCAACAATTGCAAGTGGGCGTGGAGCTGGAGATCAATACGCGGATGCAGGAGTCGGCAGCGACCATCGCCTATCAGGTCGATCTACCGAAGGCAGACTTAGTGTTTAAAG GTAGCGTAGATACAACTTGGACGGTAGGAGCGGTGCTGGAGAAGAGATTACAGCCGTTACCGTTCTCGTTCGCGCTCAGCGGCGTGCTGAATCACAGCAAGCAGCAATTCCGACTCGGTTGCGGCCTCATCATTGGCTAG
- the LOC105276429 gene encoding uncharacterized protein LOC105276429 codes for MDCCFADQYDNLQITETYSHVSSPEMFDSDAENDVNNRNDCPLSDVDTLSATSPQKPSQAELVSKSDNHLLARVSKFLSGVPPPPKHTICQNDCSDFLQLIHENRRFFWVRSPLPSKSSGAKESATSPKQMATAEADSRSSSCQRGAPRDLTDAFNACDLPANDLDSAQLGIGSSNSDNLNARLSVPKETNKLTNVTKETIRPLATMDCLNVSDERSPLLYYSLGETEAAALIWPEAYSHKFHGIHYNRSRSIEEFENLSVKLCERYVGAETQSTCNIWFSKQLSGSTRKRNLLAKREIGQSPGKRLTHLAKRRKTFSSANLQGLSLTDRRQLIVQIKKPMHKKGKSPRQGKSPRGKSPRGKSPRSSTKKKAARRLIMDGSSPRKSKLETSKRALFQSPPTDAGPSKLLSSATGNKDTQKIKRVLFSTPRKESELEDARPTSLREESRKRKCEEELEGPRLKWPKSLSFDCTHELQNTSRTAWDRHSSSSILSKNETSFGQGRNELSDTHRKKLLWAVAEALRSKGIGMNHPKFKQYAAILARTIKRFMPDLENKNIPRKPGSTTDRMLKLAKHHVLLLVDARSVD; via the exons ATGGATTGCTGTTTCGCTGATCAGTATGACAATTTGCAAATCACGGAGACATACTCGCATGTTTCCAGTCCAGAGATGTTCGATAGTGACGCCGAGAATGATGTAAATAATCGAAACGACTGCCCGTTATCTGATGTCGACACATTGTCAGCGACTAGCCCTCAGAAGCCCTCTCAAGCTGAGCTGGTTTCCAAATCGGACAATCACCTGCTGGCCAGAGTCAGCAAGTTCCTGAGTGGTGTGCCGCCTCCGCCCAAGCATACGATATGTCAAAATGACTGTTCCGACTTCCTGCAACTTATTCATGAAAACAGACGATTTTTCTGGGTCAGAAGTCCATTGCCGAGCAAGAGCTCGGGTGCCAAGGAGAGTGCAACATCTCCGAAGCAGATGGCAACGGCGGAAGCTGATAGCAGGAGTAGTTCTTGTCAGAGAGGCGCTCCAAGAGACTTAACGGATGCTTTCAACGCTTGCGATTTGCCAGCCAATGATCTGGATAGCGCGCAACTGGGCATAGGTAGTAGTAATAGTGATAATCTAAATGCAAGACTCAGTGTTCCTAAGGAAACGAACAAGCTGACCAATGTAACTAAAGAGACAATAAGACCTCTAGCGACTATGGATTGTTTGAACGTTTCTGACGAACGATCTCCACTTCTTTATTATTCACTCGGTGAGACTGAGGCGGCAGCTTTAATTTGGCCCGAGGCGTATTCTCACAAGTTTCATGGCATACA TTATAATCGAAGTAGAAGCATAGAGGAATTCGAGAACTTATCAGTTAAGTTGTGCGAGAGATACGTAGGAGCCGAAACACAGTCGACTTGTAATATATGGTTCTCCAAACAACTGTCCGGAAGTACGAGAAAGCGGAATTTACTGGCGAAGCGTGAGATCGGCCAGAGTCCGGGAAAGAGACTGACTCACCTGGCTAAAAGGCGCAAGACCTTCTCCAGCGCTAACCTGCAGGGACTGAGCCTCACCGACAGGAGGCAGCTAATAGTGCAAATTAA GAAACCTATGCataaaaaagggaaaagtCCGCGGCAGGGCAAGAGCCCACGTGGCAAGAGTCCACGTGGTAAAAGTCCCAGGAGTTCGACGAAGAAGAAAGCGGCGCGGCGATTGATAATGGACGGTTCGAGCCCGCGTAAGTCCAAGTTGGAGACGTCGAAGCGCGCGCTCTTTCAGAGCCCGCCCACGGACGCCGGGCCGAGCAAGTTGTTGAGCAGCGCAACCGGCAACAAGGATACTCAAAAGATCAAGCGCGTTCTGTTCTCGACGCCGAGGAAGGAGAGCGAGTTGGAGGACGCGAGACCGACGTCCTTGCGCGAGGAGAGCAGGAAGAGGAAGTGCGAGGAGGAGCTGGAGGGACCGCGGTTGAAGTGGCCGAAGAGCCTGTCCTTCGACTGCACGCACGAATTGCAGAACACGTCGCGGACCGCATGGGACCGACACTCGTCAAGCAGTATTCTCTCGAAGAACGAAACGTCTTTCGGTCAGGGAAGAAACGAGCTCAGCGACACACACAGGAAG AAGTTACTTTGGGCGGTCGCGGAGGCTCTGCGAAGCAAAGGCATTGGCATGAATCACCCGAAATTCAAGCAATACGCCGCGATCCTGGCGCGCACGATCAAACGATTCATGCCCGACCTCGAGAACAAGAATATCCCGCGGAAACCTGGCAGCACGACCGACCGCATGCTGAAATTGGCCAAGCACCACGTGCTGCTTCTTGTCGACGCTAGGTCGGTGGATTGA
- the LOC105276428 gene encoding uncharacterized protein LOC105276428 isoform X2, translating into MEYINRLLHRATGSPRNSPSPTQTSGNDSPAPAKTAEHEVKVRFAREFADVGAVTENHSTPESLSSASSFRSLSSTLSIKSSSGICADSTPDTPDDADRSYVNSDIPGVEELIFACADIHLGSDSQDLSQDQTFASAIDETSFHASDCSVDESLDNDETRVTATKFQLNQTTAYASLNETCTFAASGNAAPVEDTQSASPSAEGLDAPRVEESIEEPVPLQDGDSVASEPETCDVESNVVEDSPPTSDQVNDSQSNAIKVSPDNSISDDASAVLSEEQTVESYRTAETLSLEIPPSPTKISVPSIPPLEQHTEDSSLPGISSVPSFEDTDSKGAENIVNDVPEPARGASPTLLSTSDDADKEAFALHVNSPVIEAETNESIETHDLLRLDNCAVADNEASSTQLLNRTSIIEREVSEIQESLEKNVDKRDAETRNVTVSIEAPTFLPKDDIAICDKTRVLEERCNPTETVLTESASAAGAVKKKESSFEELDRTLTLQEIEDINLTPDEEEHYEEFKPQRQSTTLSSLIKKQPDFEQFRSTAEQVTNELLNSSTDLAEEQFVSATSEIFQDPSTFDFLLARSNSAHANINRLRTESLYIKFDPLVSNTSMLPQGNAQPVNEEQNGKNESPPPNVDTPKRNPAIAAIDRLLFYSPLPNATVQKLEETQEKIEQEESPKSDINISKELELVRTTVLQLEEKLEKQKKEHAAELERQKAASQEKLNKLQAQLAQEVKTKTQMTVVVEEYEKSISRLLTERERDRTNFEQEKAKLQEELQAANHHLTNTEAAFNDVHQKYERLKGVVSVYKNNETVLKESIQENVETIKTLEVRYDQLKEHAMAQLEKANLELDGIRKQNEAETVKLHAMIRKAELKGNSLNELVEQKTKENKELAKILDEVIARVGHGNTE; encoded by the exons ATGGAGTACATCAATAGGCTTCTGCATCGTGCCACCGGGAGTCCAAGAAATTCTCCTTCGCCCACGCAGACG AGCGGCAACGACAGTCCAGCGCCAGCAAAGACAGCTGAGCATGAGGTCAAGGTTCGTTTCGCCCGCGAATTCGCCGACGTAGGAGCGGTCACGGAGAATCACTCCACCCCGGAGAGCCTCTCGTCGGCCAGCAGCTTCCGCAGTCTCAGCAGCACTCTCAGCATCAAGAGCAGCAGCGGCATATGCGCCGACTCGACGCCCGACACGCCGGATGACGCGGACAGGTCCTACGTGAATTCCGACATACCCGGCGTCGAGGAACTGATCTTTGCGTGCGCTGACATCCATCTGGGAAGCGACAGTCAGGATCTCAGTCAGGATCAGACGTTCGCGTCGGCCATAGACGAGACATCGTTTCACGCGAGCGATTGCTCCGTCGACGAGAGCTTGGACAATGATGAGACGCGAGTGACTGCGACGAAGTTTCAGTTAAACCAGACGACCGCGTACGCATCGTTGAACGAGACATGTACTTTTGCAGCGTCCGGTAACGCGGCACCTGTCGAAGATACGCAATCGGCGAGTCCTTCCGCGGAAGGTTTGGACGCACCACGGGTGGAAGAATCGATCGAGGAGCCTGTTCCGTTACAGGACGGTGATAGCGTAGCGAGTGAACCGGAAACGTGCGACGTCGAGAGTAACGTTGTAGAGGATTCACCGCCGACGAGTGACCAAGTGAACGATAGTCAGTCGAACGCCATCAAAGTTTCGCCCGACAATTCGATCTCTGATGATGCGTCCGCGGTGCTCAGTGAGGAACAGACGGTAGAGAGCTATCGCACTGCTGAGACACTATCTCTGGAAATCCCTCCCAGTCCTACCAAGATCTCCGTTCCGTCCATACCTCCGTTAGAGCAGCACACGGAAGACTCCTCTTTACCTGGCATATCCAGTGTACCGTCGTTCGAAGATACCGATAGCAAGGGGGCGGAGAATATCGTTAATGACGTACCAGAGCCTGCAAGAGGCGCGTCACCGACGTTGTTATCAACCTCCGACGACGCGGATAAAGAAGCATTCGCGTTACATGTAAATAGCCCCGTCATCGAGGCAGAAACGAACGAAAGTATCGAGACGCACGATCTGCTTCGATTAGATAATTGCGCTGTCGCGGATAATGAAGCGAGTAGCACGCAGCTACTGAACAGGACCAGTATTATAGAACGAGAGGTGTCAGAAATCCAGGAGAGCTTGGAGAAGAACGTCGATAAACGGGACGCAGAAACGAGGAATGTTACGGTATCGATCGAAGCACCGACCTTTTTACCTAAAGACGACATTGCCATATGTGATAAGACACGTGTTTTAGAAGAGCGGTGTAACCCGACGGAAACGGTACTTACAGAAAGCGCGAGTGCGGCAGGTGCCGTCAAGAAGAAGGAGTCTTCTTTCGAAGAGCTCGACCGTACGCTCACGTTACAAGAGATAGAAGACATCAATCTCACGCCAGATGAGGAGGAGCACTATGAAGAATTCAAGCCCCAACGACAGAGCACCACGTTGTCGTCTCTGATCAAGAAGCAGCCAGATTTCGAACAATTCAGATCCACGGCGGAACAAGTCACTAATGAGCTACTCAACTCCTCAACGGACCTCGCGGAAGAGCAGTTTGTCAGTGCGACATCCGAAA TTTTCCAAGACCCATCGACGTTCGACTTCTTGCTAGCGCGAAGTAATTCCGCGCACGCGAATATAAATCGCCTTCGAACCGAGTCTTTGTACATTAAATTTGACCCGTTGGTATCGAACACCAGCATGCTTCCTCAAGGGAACGCTCAGCCAGTAAACGAGGAGCAAAACGGCAAGAACGAGTCGCCGCCTCCGAATGTCGACACACCAAAACGTAATCCTGCCATAGCGGCCATAGACAGGCTGCTTTTTTACAGTCCGCTTCCTAACGCAACGGTGCAGAAGCTGGAGGAAACTCAGGAGAAAATT GAGCAAGAAGAAAGTCCGAAGTCCGACATAAATATAAGTAAGGAGCTCGAACTCGTGAGAACGACGGTACTGCAACTGGAGGAGAAATTGGAGAAACAGAAGAAGGAGCATGCGGCAGAACTGGAAAGGCAGAAAGCGGCTTCCCAAGAGAAACTCAATAAACTGCAGGCGCAACTAGCGCAAGAAGTAAAAACCAAAACACAGATGAC GGTGGTCGTCGAAGAGTACGAAAAATCGATCAGCAGATTACTCACGGAGCGGGAGAGGGACCGTACGAACTTCGAGCAGGAGAAGGCAAAGTTGCAGGAGGAGCTGCAGGCCGCGAATCACCATCTCACCAACACGGAGGCAGCGTTCAATGACGTGCACCAAAAGTACGAGAGGCTCAAAGGAGTTGTGTCGGTGTACAAAAATAACGAAACCGTGCTAAAAGAGAGCATTCAAGAAAATGTAGAAACTATAAAAACGTTAGAAGTACGGTACGACCAGCTGAAGGAGCATGCAATGGCTCAATTAGAGAA AGCTAATCTCGAGTTGGACGGGATACGGAAGCAGAACGAGGCGGAAACGGTGAAGCTGCATGCGATGATAAGGAAGGCCGAGCTCAAGGGCAACTCGCTCAACGAACTGGTGGAGCAGAAGACCAAGGAAAACAAGGAGCTCGCGAAAATCCTCGACGAAGTTATCGCTAGGGTCGGTCACGGGAACACGGAATGA
- the LOC105276428 gene encoding uncharacterized protein LOC105276428 isoform X1 yields the protein MSSPKGIGGSVREGTRVVLKEITATLHNSPPIQPARRKSGNDSPAPAKTAEHEVKVRFAREFADVGAVTENHSTPESLSSASSFRSLSSTLSIKSSSGICADSTPDTPDDADRSYVNSDIPGVEELIFACADIHLGSDSQDLSQDQTFASAIDETSFHASDCSVDESLDNDETRVTATKFQLNQTTAYASLNETCTFAASGNAAPVEDTQSASPSAEGLDAPRVEESIEEPVPLQDGDSVASEPETCDVESNVVEDSPPTSDQVNDSQSNAIKVSPDNSISDDASAVLSEEQTVESYRTAETLSLEIPPSPTKISVPSIPPLEQHTEDSSLPGISSVPSFEDTDSKGAENIVNDVPEPARGASPTLLSTSDDADKEAFALHVNSPVIEAETNESIETHDLLRLDNCAVADNEASSTQLLNRTSIIEREVSEIQESLEKNVDKRDAETRNVTVSIEAPTFLPKDDIAICDKTRVLEERCNPTETVLTESASAAGAVKKKESSFEELDRTLTLQEIEDINLTPDEEEHYEEFKPQRQSTTLSSLIKKQPDFEQFRSTAEQVTNELLNSSTDLAEEQFVSATSEIFQDPSTFDFLLARSNSAHANINRLRTESLYIKFDPLVSNTSMLPQGNAQPVNEEQNGKNESPPPNVDTPKRNPAIAAIDRLLFYSPLPNATVQKLEETQEKIEQEESPKSDINISKELELVRTTVLQLEEKLEKQKKEHAAELERQKAASQEKLNKLQAQLAQEVKTKTQMTVVVEEYEKSISRLLTERERDRTNFEQEKAKLQEELQAANHHLTNTEAAFNDVHQKYERLKGVVSVYKNNETVLKESIQENVETIKTLEVRYDQLKEHAMAQLEKANLELDGIRKQNEAETVKLHAMIRKAELKGNSLNELVEQKTKENKELAKILDEVIARVGHGNTE from the exons AGCGGCAACGACAGTCCAGCGCCAGCAAAGACAGCTGAGCATGAGGTCAAGGTTCGTTTCGCCCGCGAATTCGCCGACGTAGGAGCGGTCACGGAGAATCACTCCACCCCGGAGAGCCTCTCGTCGGCCAGCAGCTTCCGCAGTCTCAGCAGCACTCTCAGCATCAAGAGCAGCAGCGGCATATGCGCCGACTCGACGCCCGACACGCCGGATGACGCGGACAGGTCCTACGTGAATTCCGACATACCCGGCGTCGAGGAACTGATCTTTGCGTGCGCTGACATCCATCTGGGAAGCGACAGTCAGGATCTCAGTCAGGATCAGACGTTCGCGTCGGCCATAGACGAGACATCGTTTCACGCGAGCGATTGCTCCGTCGACGAGAGCTTGGACAATGATGAGACGCGAGTGACTGCGACGAAGTTTCAGTTAAACCAGACGACCGCGTACGCATCGTTGAACGAGACATGTACTTTTGCAGCGTCCGGTAACGCGGCACCTGTCGAAGATACGCAATCGGCGAGTCCTTCCGCGGAAGGTTTGGACGCACCACGGGTGGAAGAATCGATCGAGGAGCCTGTTCCGTTACAGGACGGTGATAGCGTAGCGAGTGAACCGGAAACGTGCGACGTCGAGAGTAACGTTGTAGAGGATTCACCGCCGACGAGTGACCAAGTGAACGATAGTCAGTCGAACGCCATCAAAGTTTCGCCCGACAATTCGATCTCTGATGATGCGTCCGCGGTGCTCAGTGAGGAACAGACGGTAGAGAGCTATCGCACTGCTGAGACACTATCTCTGGAAATCCCTCCCAGTCCTACCAAGATCTCCGTTCCGTCCATACCTCCGTTAGAGCAGCACACGGAAGACTCCTCTTTACCTGGCATATCCAGTGTACCGTCGTTCGAAGATACCGATAGCAAGGGGGCGGAGAATATCGTTAATGACGTACCAGAGCCTGCAAGAGGCGCGTCACCGACGTTGTTATCAACCTCCGACGACGCGGATAAAGAAGCATTCGCGTTACATGTAAATAGCCCCGTCATCGAGGCAGAAACGAACGAAAGTATCGAGACGCACGATCTGCTTCGATTAGATAATTGCGCTGTCGCGGATAATGAAGCGAGTAGCACGCAGCTACTGAACAGGACCAGTATTATAGAACGAGAGGTGTCAGAAATCCAGGAGAGCTTGGAGAAGAACGTCGATAAACGGGACGCAGAAACGAGGAATGTTACGGTATCGATCGAAGCACCGACCTTTTTACCTAAAGACGACATTGCCATATGTGATAAGACACGTGTTTTAGAAGAGCGGTGTAACCCGACGGAAACGGTACTTACAGAAAGCGCGAGTGCGGCAGGTGCCGTCAAGAAGAAGGAGTCTTCTTTCGAAGAGCTCGACCGTACGCTCACGTTACAAGAGATAGAAGACATCAATCTCACGCCAGATGAGGAGGAGCACTATGAAGAATTCAAGCCCCAACGACAGAGCACCACGTTGTCGTCTCTGATCAAGAAGCAGCCAGATTTCGAACAATTCAGATCCACGGCGGAACAAGTCACTAATGAGCTACTCAACTCCTCAACGGACCTCGCGGAAGAGCAGTTTGTCAGTGCGACATCCGAAA TTTTCCAAGACCCATCGACGTTCGACTTCTTGCTAGCGCGAAGTAATTCCGCGCACGCGAATATAAATCGCCTTCGAACCGAGTCTTTGTACATTAAATTTGACCCGTTGGTATCGAACACCAGCATGCTTCCTCAAGGGAACGCTCAGCCAGTAAACGAGGAGCAAAACGGCAAGAACGAGTCGCCGCCTCCGAATGTCGACACACCAAAACGTAATCCTGCCATAGCGGCCATAGACAGGCTGCTTTTTTACAGTCCGCTTCCTAACGCAACGGTGCAGAAGCTGGAGGAAACTCAGGAGAAAATT GAGCAAGAAGAAAGTCCGAAGTCCGACATAAATATAAGTAAGGAGCTCGAACTCGTGAGAACGACGGTACTGCAACTGGAGGAGAAATTGGAGAAACAGAAGAAGGAGCATGCGGCAGAACTGGAAAGGCAGAAAGCGGCTTCCCAAGAGAAACTCAATAAACTGCAGGCGCAACTAGCGCAAGAAGTAAAAACCAAAACACAGATGAC GGTGGTCGTCGAAGAGTACGAAAAATCGATCAGCAGATTACTCACGGAGCGGGAGAGGGACCGTACGAACTTCGAGCAGGAGAAGGCAAAGTTGCAGGAGGAGCTGCAGGCCGCGAATCACCATCTCACCAACACGGAGGCAGCGTTCAATGACGTGCACCAAAAGTACGAGAGGCTCAAAGGAGTTGTGTCGGTGTACAAAAATAACGAAACCGTGCTAAAAGAGAGCATTCAAGAAAATGTAGAAACTATAAAAACGTTAGAAGTACGGTACGACCAGCTGAAGGAGCATGCAATGGCTCAATTAGAGAA AGCTAATCTCGAGTTGGACGGGATACGGAAGCAGAACGAGGCGGAAACGGTGAAGCTGCATGCGATGATAAGGAAGGCCGAGCTCAAGGGCAACTCGCTCAACGAACTGGTGGAGCAGAAGACCAAGGAAAACAAGGAGCTCGCGAAAATCCTCGACGAAGTTATCGCTAGGGTCGGTCACGGGAACACGGAATGA